GCAACCCTTCAGAATAATACTAATTAATGCAGCAAAGTACTACAATAACTGCTGAATATACCACAACAAAATTTATGGAGACTAGGATTCAATTCCAGATCTGGGTGACTTtactgtgctacaccaattaAAGTCCTTGGGCAAAACTTCTGTTTTAGTAATAACCTTGTaaattgctctggataagagcatcagctaaatgccataaatgtaaatatatatgtatatgttacaTTTGTTAATGCTGGAAAATAATACAAGGATGTTTTGTTTTATGCCTCCCTGTCAACATTCCTTTCAGAATGTGTTTTTCTATACCTTACCTCCTATACTTTATCAGGTTATGTGTCCTGAGTTGGTATTTCTGAAgaaattattatacaatattatttatgCAGCCCAAAAAGGACTCAGAAACCAATGAATTTAAAGTAAATGTTTCTGGTAAGTTTAATGGATCTGCTGTTACATTTATAAGTGTAAAGTAGAATTTCTCCTCAGAGGACAATATACATCATGAAGTACCACCACTGGAATATGACCacattattttttgtacttttaatgTGTTATTGTGCAATTAAACCTAAATTCCAGCATGAACAACATAAATAATCAGAAATTGATTAGTTGAAAAAAGTGGACAAAAAACATGACCAAAGTGAAAAATAgtctatttaaaattattttattttaaaagaatatgGAGGAATagcatattgtgtttatttaatttaataactaatcagtattttattttaataaatactaATACCAGACTTAACATGCGTAAGGGTCTTATTTCAATAAATCTTTCAGTTTTAAATGCCTGGTTAATAGGTAAATAGCCAATTTACAACTGTGTCATCACCGAACATAACACAAGATACCCACTGGTATCTAATGTATTAACAAGGCAAAATTGTTTCTTTGTTCAGCTGTCAATTacctgtattatattatttacattttgtagGACAATTTTCATtccctttaattttataaaatgttgTGCAGTTTCAGTTTGAAAACAGATCAGTTCTTGAAGACCCTGGCTGAAATATTTTACCAGATAAAATAATCCTAAATGCTTTTCTAAACCACTTGTAGAAGAAAGCATAAACAATAGGATTACAAGTAGAATTCATAAGTCCAATCCAAGCAAGCATGCCAAGCACTACTGGAGAAACTGAGTGACCAATAAAAGGTTTGGTGATATAACAGACAAAAAAAGGAGTCCAAAGTGAGAGGAATACACCCAAAACTACAGCCAGAGTTTTGGTGGCTTTTCTCTGCTCTTTGTTTAACATTGATTTTATATTGTTCTTCGCAGATTTTGAGTCCTGAATAGACTTTGCTTGTTTTTGTGCAACACggaatattttcatatatatacagAGCATCACAACACCTGGGAAATAAAAGGAAAGGACAGCTGAAGCAATACTTGCAGGTGCACTTTCAAACATCACACAGCCTCCTTCACAAACAATATTCTCATAGTAAAACTCTTCAACACCCAGAATATTTAGATCCAGAAAAATTGTTCCAAATCCGGCTACAGTTGAAACACTCCAGCAGATGGAAATCATAATTACTGTGACAAACGAGGTGATTTTACTGTGATACAGTAACGGGTGACATACAGCATAATATCTGTCAATGGATATAAAAGACAGATTTATAATTGAAGATGTacttaacattatggaaacactGTTGTGTACTTTACAGAATAAAGTTCCAAAATACCAGCAAGTCTCCACAAAGCGTAGCATGTTAGGAGGCATAAATAAAACACCCAGCAGCAGATCAGTTACTGCTAGAGACAGAACAAGGTAATTAGTTGGCATGTGCAGCTGCTTAAAATGAAGAATGGTTATGATGACAAACAGGTTTCCCAACACTGTTAAAATCACCACTAAGCTGAAGACCAAGTAAAATGACACCCTCAAAAACATTGGATAGACAACCTTATGACAAGATCCATTTAAATACTCATAGCACAGAGTGATGTCTATTTGAGTGTGGCTTGAGTTCATGCTGAAATCCAGATACTAGAGTATTCTGCAAATGCaataaaaattgtaatacagttaatttaaataattatttagttatttcatataaattattttttggagaaaagaaagacagaaaaggcAATGTTttactatctatctatgtatctatgcaGAATGTAAATACATACAGTGTTTTATGTTAATTCAAATCCTCCACCAGACCTTAACTCCAGTTGTCATAGTGCACAGCATGCAGATTTATACTCATCCAGCACTACATGTAAAAAAGCTCCTCCCTTTTAGTCATATGCCATGGTTATACCTTTGGGAACGTAAACAAACTACACCCGACCCGTTCTTTAGTGCACATTTTCAGAAAATCGACTTTTTAGACATTGAACTTTTGAGTCTTTTGGTAAGGATTCAACTTAAAACCTAAATCAATTTTTTTAACATGCTCACTGAGGTATATTTTAGTTGCTGTATCTTAGTAGATGTTacttacaggtgttggacaataaaactgaaacacctggttttagaccacaataatttattgtcccgacggacagttctggaggaaacaggagagttgaggtgcacattgaattctgccgtgatttgagcagccgtggttttaggtgttttggatacaatccgggttagcacccgaatatccctttcagacagcttcctctttcatccacagttaatcctgttggatgtggttggtccttcttggtggtatgctgacattaccctggataccgtggctcctgatacatcacaaatacttgctgtcttggtcacagatgctacagcaagacgtgcaccaacaatttgtcctcttttgaactctggtatgtcacccataatgttgtgtgcattgcaatattttgagcaaaactgtgctcttaccctgatgattgaaccttcacactctgctcttactggtgcaatgtgcaattaatgaagattggccacgaaacctcccacactaaaatgacagtcgTTTCAAtttcaatgtccaacccctgtagataacgAAGGGTACATTCTGAAGTCTGTATGGTACAACCATGGCTTCTCCTATAGCTTACCAAGATCTGATCATGTCTTCAGAAACCTCAGAAATCAATGTCCCCCAAAGATGTGGGGCCTTGCAAGGTGGACAAGCATATTCTTGAATGTTTATAGTTATAAATAAAAACAGGGACCTGCCCATCATTCAGGAGGAATTTCAGCTCTTTCCTGGCAGATCTGCTGTAGCATTCCATCATATTCCTTGGACGGCTCAGGTGTATTTCTCTCTTAAAGCCAATCTATAGCATCTTAGATCTGGACTCTGACTTGGCCACTACTAAAGgtgtaatttgtttttgtttagtcaTTTTGTTGTGGACTTGCACcagtgttttggatcattgtcctgttggaataccCAAATTCGACAGAGTTTCAGCTGATATACAAACACTCTCATGTTATCCTGTTACATTTTTTTCCACTTGGAATTTCATCTTCCTCTTAGTGATTAAAGAAACTTTGGGCTTTATCagtagaagagaaaagagaaaatgtgtGTTTGAGAGCTTTGCAGCACCTTCAGTTTTATTGGGTAGAGCAGGCTACAAGGATTTATGATTGAACCTGTAGTTACCTGCACACCAAGCTACCTGTATGATTTTAAGATGTCTTGCCTGTTGGTGTAGTAAGAAACTTGAAGATTAGGGCTTGTTTTCATCAGAATTTAGGCACACTCAATGTAACTTGAAATAAACTTTTCCCCACtggcaaggaaaacaagtttatgAGCTACCAATGGAGAAATAcgatagcattcattcataccaAAGCTATCCATATGTGTTGTGTTCTGTTATTCCCTCAGTTCCTGTTCCCATTCCCTCAGTTCCCATGTCCGTTTCATCAGTTGCCATTCCCATTCCCATTTCCTCACTTCCCATTCCCAACCCTGGACTTTCTGTTCCCTATGTTTCCATTCCTTCTGTTCTTGTTACCTCAATTTTTGTTACTGTCCTGCCTTTTCCCGTTCCCTACGCCGCCACTCTGCCAACTTAAAGTTTAGATTCTTAGCCGCCAGTCCTCCCACATTAACTAGAGCTTTATCCACACTCATGCATGAGACCTGTCCACAGCCCACGAAATCTAGGCTTTATTTACGTTTTTAGGATATATTTCTATTTGTTTCTTTGTAGTTCTTGTTTCGGAACCTGCTGGTTTTGGTCTttaagcttctgagcctccttccacttgGCAGCTGTGAGAAAAGATGGTTGCGTGGGATGGTTCCTTTATTATTGTTCTTATTGATTTCCTCAGGCAgtggttggtgtataaatccaaaaggttagGGAGATgaaccccagtgatgtactgcgctaTACACACTACCAACTGCAAGGATTTCTGCTCCAGAGTAGTACAGTTCCCgtaccaggtggtgatgctgcccgCCAGGATGGTTTCCACAGTGCAAGTGTAGAAAAtcctgaggatgctggggttcagaccaaacctctACAGCCATCTGAGGAAGTAGAAGCATTCTTGGGTcttcttcaccacccgtgtggtgtgttctgtcc
This genomic interval from Astyanax mexicanus isolate ESR-SI-001 chromosome 1, AstMex3_surface, whole genome shotgun sequence contains the following:
- the LOC125801693 gene encoding trace amine-associated receptor 1-like — translated: MNSSHTQIDITLCYEYLNGSCHKVVYPMFLRVSFYLVFSLVVILTVLGNLFVIITILHFKQLHMPTNYLVLSLAVTDLLLGVLFMPPNMLRFVETCWYFGTLFCKVHNSVSIMLSTSSIINLSFISIDRYYAVCHPLLYHSKITSFVTVIMISICWSVSTVAGFGTIFLDLNILGVEEFYYENIVCEGGCVMFESAPASIASAVLSFYFPGVVMLCIYMKIFRVAQKQAKSIQDSKSAKNNIKSMLNKEQRKATKTLAVVLGVFLSLWTPFFVCYITKPFIGHSVSPVVLGMLAWIGLMNSTCNPIVYAFFYKWFRKAFRIILSGKIFQPGSSRTDLFSN